The Thamnophis elegans isolate rThaEle1 chromosome Z, rThaEle1.pri, whole genome shotgun sequence genome contains a region encoding:
- the LOC116520535 gene encoding stonustoxin subunit alpha-like: MTVSMGSCMFLWSSTGQQKHQQLQEMSMALEEDIREIAALGRPFQLGMLYDCRKDALIPGATLWDYSSLQKDLTIKPQPKTESEIIASDSIDDKASALKISASLKASFLGGLVEVGGSAQYLHDTKKSKKQARVTLHYKATTKYEQLTMSHLGIQNVSYPAVFEQGTATHVVTAILYGAQAFFVFDREVSSTETVKDIQGSLQLTITKEISIGGEAEGKMNEEEKANALRFSCKFHGDFSLEKNPVTFQDAIKVYETLPKMLGEHGEKAVPMRVWLYPLSKLDSRAAKMVREISLMLIFDAEKILEELNEIQMESNDLAIDPIAEKFPEIKRKIQQFKDLLKQHRQIFQKQLGRMLPSIRGGGQEEGTLVDLLMSVTQSPFNSRRLHEFLDSKKREINHVNSCLTILNNMEVISSENKLEKIVLDPQNEYVVSFVFTSLHEKEPFLLNLQDWLQEQFSQESTKSTKSTPEVKKGLAWFEDKEGTHNDLQAAKSIRDFFNINQPNEKVRFIVSSLPDADTPGASTYLYEDGELVSKNFELPSKPLPLLISELRHDSIRLKFQPAEYGKAAISSYLVEYKVAGEENWKTMRTEDAREMFLLKDLSPNTEYQFKYAACCKIGLSKSSDLSSPIKTKVTRFSD; the protein is encoded by the exons ATGACTGTTTCTATGGGTTCCTGTATGTTCCTGTGGAGTTCAACAG GGCAGCAGAAGCATCAGCAGCTGCAGGAGATGAGCATGGCCCTGGAAGAGGACATCAGAGAGATAGCCGCCCTGGGCCGCCCCTTCCAGCTGGGGATGTTGTACGACTGTCGCAAGGATGCACTCATCCCAg GTGCCACCCTTTGGGACTACAGCTCTCTTCAGAAGGACCTGACCATCAAGCCTCAGCCCAAGACTGAATCTGAAATCATTGCATCTGACAGCATTGATGATAAGGCCTCCGCCCTGAAAATCTCAGCCTCCCTCAAGGCCAGTTTCCTTGGGGGGCTGGTTGAAGTGGGAGGGTCAGCCCAGTATCTTCATGACACCAAGAAGTCCAAGAAACAGGCCAGAGTCACCCTTCATTACAAAGCCACCACCAAGTATGAACAGCTGACTATGAGCCACCTGGGAATCCAGAATGTCTCTTACCCAGCAGTCTTTGAGCAGGGAACAGCCACCCACGTGGTCACCGCCATCCTCTATGGAGCCcaggctttctttgtttttgaccGAGAAGTTTCTTCAACGGAGACGGTGAAAGATATTCAAGGAAGTCTacagcttacaatcacaaaggaaatATCTATCGGAGGAGAAGCAGAGGGCAAAATGAATGAGGAGGAGAAAGCGAATGCTCTGAGGTTTAGTTGCAAGTTCCACGGAGACTTTTCTTTGGAGAAAAATCCAGTGACTTTCCAAGATGCCATTAAGGTTTATGAAACTCTACCAAAAATGTTAGGGGAACATGGGGAGAAGGCTGTGCCTATGAGGGTCTGGCTCTATCCACTGAGCAAGCTGGACTCCAGAGCAGCTAAGATGGTCCGTGAGATCAGCCTAATGTTGATCTTTGATGCTGAAAAGATCTTGGAGGAACTCAATGAAATCCAGATGGAAAGCAATGATCTAGCCATTGATCCCATTGCTGAGAAATTCCCTGAGATCAAGAGGAAGATCCAGCAGTTCAAGGATCTGTTAAAGCAACACAGGCAGATTTTCCAGAAACAGCTGGGCAGAATGTTGCCTTCCATTCGGGGAGGAGGGCAGGAGGAAGGGACCCTGGTGGACCTCTTGATGTCTGTCACCCAGTCACCCTTCAACAGCCGAAGGCTCCATGAATTTCTGGACTCCAAGAAAAGAGAAATTAACCATGTCAACTCTTGCCTGACTATTCTAAATAATATGGAAGTGATCTCATCTGAGAACAAGCTGGAAAAAATAGTTCTTGACCCCCAGAATGAATATGTGGTCTCCTTTGTATTCACTTCTTTACATGAAAAGGAGCCATTTCTCTTGAATTTACAGGACTGGCTTCAGGAGCAATTCTCACAAGAATCGACTAAGTCCACAAAGTCCACTCCTGAGGTCAAGAAAGGCCTGGCCTGGTTTGAGGACAAGGAGGGGACCCACAATGATCTCCAAGCTGCCAAATCCATCAGGGACTTTTTCAATATCAATCAACCAAATGAGAAGGTTCGCTTTATTGTGTCCTCTCTCCCAGATGCGGACACCCCAGGAGCCTCCACTTACCTTTATGAAGATGGAGAGCTGGTCAGCAAGAACTTTGAGTTGCCCTCAAAACCTCTCCCTTTGCTGATCAGTGAACTGAGACACGACAGCATTCGGCTGAAGTTTCAGCCAGCTGAATATGGAAAGGCTGCAATCTCCAGCTATCTGGTAGAGTACAAGGTTGCAGGGGAAGAAAACTGGAAGACCATGAGGACAGAGGATGCCAGGGAGATGTTCCTGCTGAAAGATCTGTCTCCAAACACAGAGTACCAGTTCAAGTACGCTGCTTGTTGCAAGATAGGCCTTAGTAAATCCAGTGACCTGAGCTCACCCAtaaagactaaggtgaccagattttcagattag